A single region of the Reyranella humidisoli genome encodes:
- a CDS encoding ATP-binding protein produces the protein MSIVTAAPPVAGADASPDASPGEAQAAARQDLFVRAELVRRLFEGSAPSRYFAFVLWPVIAAIYWRQMNPVELAGPFVAYLLVTFGFDLLRHNFGRARPDDAQALRWGWWFAGFSFLGGACWGWAGFLLASKDFELQRMLLGLVLLATVTTAVPIRSAHPPTFYAFAAATAAPLLLVLIASGGPFYQLVGIAGAAYVGHLMAYVRDVHRWQYDNIALAYDKEDLARRLQVAYDAALAAQREAEKANQAKSTFLATMSHEIRTPMNGVLGMIDVLERTPLTLEQRESLGTVRYSASALLRIIDDILDFSKIEAGHLDLEPIDFSTVELIEGVAEAMAARADEKGLVLSAFVAPDVPARAIGDPLRLQQILFNLLGNALKFTEHGSVRLVLERAPAAPGPSGAPAGLALRIRVADTGIGLTAAQRDRLFQPFVQADSSTTRRFGGTGLGLSIVRRLAEAMRGSVAIESEPGVGSTFIVDVMLDSAPDRAAPVALPLDGLALVLSMPDPEEGAALARYLRDAGAEVDVVVSNLAAMSVEGSGVRIPLADLRRPWRRDGLVRAIARTTGRAASSAVSSAAPAPAGRLQGRVLVVDDNSVNRRILARQLELAGASTDVAAGGAEAFEMLRARRYDLVLADLQMPDMDGFEMARRIRAGEAADGRARLPILAITASTLEDEEQRSRAAGMDGFITKPVGIEQLRATLDVWLPEAARERAA, from the coding sequence CGGCGCCGTCCCGCTATTTCGCCTTCGTTCTGTGGCCGGTGATCGCCGCCATCTACTGGCGGCAGATGAATCCTGTCGAACTGGCCGGGCCCTTCGTGGCCTATCTCCTGGTCACCTTCGGCTTCGACCTGCTGCGCCACAATTTCGGGCGCGCCCGCCCGGATGACGCCCAGGCGTTGCGCTGGGGCTGGTGGTTCGCGGGCTTCTCGTTCCTCGGCGGCGCCTGCTGGGGCTGGGCGGGCTTCCTGCTGGCCTCCAAGGATTTCGAACTGCAGCGCATGCTGCTGGGGCTGGTCCTGCTCGCCACCGTCACCACGGCGGTGCCGATCCGCTCGGCGCATCCGCCGACCTTCTATGCCTTTGCCGCCGCGACCGCGGCGCCGCTGCTGCTGGTGCTGATCGCCTCGGGCGGGCCGTTCTACCAGCTCGTCGGCATCGCCGGCGCCGCCTATGTCGGTCACCTGATGGCCTATGTGCGCGACGTGCATCGCTGGCAGTACGACAATATCGCGCTGGCCTACGACAAGGAGGATCTCGCGCGCCGCCTGCAGGTCGCCTACGACGCCGCCCTGGCGGCGCAACGCGAAGCCGAGAAGGCCAACCAGGCCAAGTCGACCTTCCTGGCCACCATGAGCCACGAGATCCGCACGCCGATGAACGGCGTGCTGGGCATGATCGATGTCCTGGAGCGCACCCCGCTCACGCTGGAGCAGCGCGAATCGCTGGGCACGGTCCGCTATTCCGCCTCCGCGCTGTTGCGCATCATCGACGACATCCTGGACTTCTCGAAGATCGAGGCGGGGCATCTCGACCTCGAGCCGATCGACTTCTCCACGGTCGAGCTGATCGAGGGCGTGGCCGAGGCGATGGCGGCCCGGGCGGACGAGAAGGGACTGGTCCTGTCGGCCTTCGTGGCGCCCGACGTGCCGGCGCGCGCGATCGGCGATCCGCTGCGCCTGCAGCAGATCCTCTTCAACCTGCTGGGCAATGCCCTGAAGTTCACCGAGCACGGCTCGGTCCGCCTCGTGCTCGAACGTGCACCGGCCGCGCCGGGGCCATCGGGTGCGCCGGCCGGCCTCGCGCTCCGCATCAGGGTCGCCGACACCGGCATCGGCCTGACGGCGGCCCAGCGCGATCGGCTGTTCCAGCCCTTCGTGCAGGCCGACAGTTCGACGACGCGGCGCTTCGGTGGCACCGGGCTCGGCCTGTCGATCGTACGCCGCCTGGCCGAGGCGATGCGCGGAAGCGTGGCGATCGAGAGCGAGCCGGGCGTCGGGTCCACCTTCATCGTCGACGTGATGCTGGACAGTGCGCCGGACCGGGCGGCTCCTGTCGCTCTGCCTCTGGATGGTCTCGCGCTCGTGCTGTCGATGCCGGATCCCGAGGAGGGTGCTGCGCTCGCCCGCTACCTGCGCGATGCCGGCGCGGAAGTCGATGTCGTCGTGTCGAACCTCGCGGCGATGAGCGTCGAGGGATCCGGCGTGCGGATCCCCTTGGCTGACCTGAGGCGGCCCTGGCGCCGCGACGGGCTGGTGCGGGCAATTGCCCGGACCACCGGACGCGCTGCTTCATCCGCCGTCTCGTCCGCAGCACCTGCTCCGGCCGGGCGCCTGCAGGGCCGCGTCCTCGTGGTCGACGACAATTCGGTCAATCGCAGGATCCTGGCGCGGCAGCTCGAGCTTGCCGGCGCCTCGACGGACGTGGCGGCCGGCGGCGCGGAGGCGTTCGAAATGTTGCGCGCGCGTCGTTACGACCTCGTGCTGGCCGACCTTCAGATGCCCGACATGGACGGCTTCGAGATGGCACGACGGATCCGGGCTGGCGAAGCGGCGGACGGCCGGGCGCGCCTGCCGATCCTCGCCATCACCGCCAGCACGCTCGAGGACGAGGAGCAGCGCAGCCGCGCGGCCGGCATGGACGGCTTCATCACCAAGCCCGTCGGCATCGAGCAGTTGCGCGCCACGCTCGACGTATGGCTGCCGGAAGCGGCCCGCGAGCGTGCGGCATGA
- a CDS encoding Hpt domain-containing protein, which yields MSGAYDRGRLVELFGDDASTLAEIEREFLDTAREAAVEIRGTEDLERIAKAAHRVKGASGMIGADALSRVAAAIEQAARACDLPAVRRLDTRFSDEVTRVASQVAAA from the coding sequence ATGAGCGGTGCCTACGATCGCGGCAGACTCGTCGAGCTGTTCGGCGATGACGCGTCCACCTTGGCCGAGATCGAACGCGAATTCCTCGATACGGCGCGGGAGGCGGCCGTCGAGATCCGGGGCACGGAAGATTTGGAGCGGATCGCGAAGGCGGCGCACCGCGTGAAGGGCGCGTCCGGCATGATCGGAGCGGATGCCTTGAGCCGGGTCGCGGCGGCCATCGAGCAGGCCGCCCGGGCGTGCGACCTGCCCGCTGTGCGCCGTCTCGACACGCGTTTCAGCGACGAGGTGACGAGGGTCGCGTCGCAGGTCGCCGCAGCCTGA